A window of the Cystobacter fuscus genome harbors these coding sequences:
- a CDS encoding DUF1549 domain-containing protein, protein MHRKRVAILTVLFAMSGFLGSEAYAQQCGPEAPEEPQNLNDQMSATRILRRVMLGLTGTTPTVEQYEAMVDAATPEARETILRSALEDALASPKFYERMLRYGHEWLAVGAYTAGAAGDAYQGDMSGHLHRCPSNTQHPGAYYHANEFQQQDGSGKQCTNQDGNGNPATPEVHAIEPWWAPGTTVEVLGKAGSSVTQIIDSQGKTVDCGVAYGGYYDPVLPSGCGCGPNLVWCAPLVGLNTLSVTDLNVQRRHPYEEPARLFAHLAWHDRPLSDLVLGNYSVGTNWLRALYVRLGRQMGSSAVDANTTWWRPNVGNAPRDPMHPTPNDPQAWREFVVEELEPFHLALSNGRERSGSLDRTYRFDPRTTKDAPQGLPTAGVLTMMGAMSSFPRERVRAARFLEMFACQSFSPPPADVHFPPLETDPATGGTCQHCHKTLDPAAIFFKRWDFNPTPSYYVPWPFIPGMGRYRITKEWLSGQYPHSGTTPGNRWRNAFLPNTVLTPVTPAQLTANPEAVMLDTMPETYTLLGEHGDGTMGPLGFAKLLVRSGEFDRCASRRLYAMFIGRELNPATEKVFIDKLAREFVARDRKLRPFLRYLFEQSELRRGL, encoded by the coding sequence TTGCATCGGAAGCGCGTGGCCATTCTGACCGTGCTGTTCGCCATGTCAGGATTCCTCGGGAGCGAGGCGTACGCCCAGCAATGTGGCCCCGAGGCGCCTGAAGAGCCCCAGAATCTCAACGACCAGATGAGCGCGACGCGGATCTTGCGGCGCGTCATGCTCGGGCTCACGGGGACCACGCCCACCGTCGAGCAGTACGAGGCGATGGTGGACGCGGCCACACCGGAAGCGCGGGAAACCATCCTGCGCTCGGCGCTCGAGGATGCGCTCGCGTCGCCGAAGTTCTACGAGCGCATGCTGCGCTATGGCCACGAGTGGCTCGCGGTGGGCGCGTACACCGCTGGCGCCGCCGGTGACGCGTACCAGGGCGACATGTCGGGCCACCTCCACAGGTGCCCCAGCAACACCCAGCACCCGGGCGCGTACTACCACGCGAACGAGTTCCAGCAGCAGGACGGCTCGGGCAAGCAGTGCACGAACCAGGATGGAAACGGCAATCCCGCGACGCCCGAGGTGCATGCGATCGAGCCCTGGTGGGCGCCGGGAACGACCGTCGAGGTGCTCGGCAAGGCCGGCTCCTCCGTCACCCAGATCATCGATTCCCAGGGGAAGACGGTCGACTGTGGCGTGGCCTACGGTGGCTACTATGATCCCGTGCTGCCCTCGGGGTGCGGCTGCGGGCCCAACCTGGTGTGGTGCGCGCCGCTCGTCGGCTTGAACACCCTGAGCGTCACCGATCTCAACGTCCAACGCCGCCACCCCTACGAGGAGCCCGCGCGCCTCTTCGCGCACCTGGCGTGGCACGACCGGCCGCTCTCGGACCTCGTCCTTGGCAACTACTCGGTGGGAACCAACTGGCTGCGCGCGCTGTACGTGCGCCTGGGCCGGCAGATGGGCAGCAGCGCGGTGGACGCGAACACCACGTGGTGGCGCCCGAACGTGGGCAACGCACCGCGTGACCCGATGCACCCGACACCGAATGATCCGCAGGCGTGGCGCGAGTTCGTGGTCGAGGAACTGGAGCCCTTCCACCTCGCGCTCTCCAACGGCCGGGAGCGCTCCGGCAGTCTCGATCGCACCTACCGCTTCGATCCGCGCACCACCAAGGACGCGCCCCAGGGCCTGCCCACCGCCGGGGTGCTCACCATGATGGGCGCGATGTCCTCGTTCCCGCGCGAGCGCGTCCGGGCCGCGCGCTTCCTGGAGATGTTCGCCTGCCAGAGCTTCTCGCCGCCCCCCGCGGACGTGCACTTTCCTCCCCTCGAGACCGATCCCGCGACCGGCGGAACGTGCCAGCACTGCCACAAGACGCTCGATCCCGCGGCGATCTTCTTCAAGCGCTGGGACTTCAATCCGACCCCGAGCTACTACGTCCCCTGGCCCTTCATCCCGGGCATGGGCCGCTACCGCATCACCAAGGAGTGGCTGTCCGGGCAGTATCCGCACAGCGGCACCACGCCGGGAAATCGCTGGAGGAACGCGTTCCTCCCCAACACCGTGTTGACGCCGGTCACCCCCGCGCAGCTCACCGCCAATCCGGAAGCGGTGATGCTCGACACGATGCCCGAGACGTACACGCTGCTCGGTGAGCATGGCGATGGCACCATGGGCCCGCTCGGGTTCGCCAAGCTCCTGGTGCGCTCCGGCGAGTTCGATCGCTGCGCCTCGCGCAGGCTCTACGCGATGTTCATCGGCCGGGAGCTGAATCCGGCCACCGAGAAGGTCTTCATCGACAAGCTCGCCAGGGAGTTCGTTGCACGCGACCGCAAGCTCCGGCCCTTCCTGCGCTACCTTTTCGAGCAGTCCGAGTTGCGGAGGGGCCTGTGA
- a CDS encoding TetR/AcrR family transcriptional regulator: MSPSKSDRGGETRELLLVTAERLFAEHGVEAVSNRQVSEAAGQSNNFAVGYHFGSKEDLVVAIVRRHSESIERRRTEMLAEIAGSPDLRDWASCLVRPITEHLASLGSPSWYARFVAQVTTHPSFRELVTNEALSSRSMQQNVEGMFRLVPRLPEEVQQERGYMSRLMIVHMCAERERALHEGTTPPGSTWESTAAGLVDALVGVWLAPVTARR; this comes from the coding sequence GTGAGTCCGAGCAAATCCGACCGGGGCGGTGAGACACGCGAATTGCTCCTCGTCACCGCGGAGCGGCTGTTCGCCGAGCACGGCGTGGAGGCGGTCTCCAACCGTCAGGTGAGCGAGGCGGCCGGCCAGTCGAACAACTTCGCCGTCGGCTACCACTTCGGCTCCAAGGAGGACCTCGTGGTGGCGATCGTGCGCCGACACTCCGAGTCCATCGAACGGCGGCGTACCGAGATGCTCGCGGAGATCGCCGGCTCGCCCGACCTGCGCGACTGGGCGTCCTGCCTCGTGCGGCCGATCACCGAGCACCTCGCCTCGCTGGGCAGCCCCTCCTGGTACGCGCGGTTCGTCGCCCAGGTGACCACCCATCCCTCCTTCCGGGAGTTGGTGACAAACGAGGCGCTCTCCTCGCGATCGATGCAGCAAAACGTCGAGGGCATGTTCCGGCTGGTTCCGCGGCTCCCCGAGGAGGTGCAGCAGGAGCGTGGCTACATGAGCCGGTTGATGATCGTGCACATGTGCGCCGAGCGCGAGCGCGCGCTGCACGAGGGCACCACCCCGCCCGGCTCGACGTGGGAGTCCACCGCGGCCGGACTGGTCGACGCGCTCGTCGGAGTGTGGCTGGCCCCTGTCACCGCCCGGCGGTGA
- a CDS encoding SDR family oxidoreductase, whose amino-acid sequence MKKLEGKVSIVTGAASGLGRSIARLFAAEGSRVVATDINPAGLESLAGEIRDAGGVVTPLRVDISQQADLDKMFETTLSTHGTLDILVNNAGVMDDFSPVGDVTDAMWERLMSINLTAPFRAMRSALRIMVEKKTGNIINIASVGGLQGARAGAAYTASKHAVIGLTKNTGFFYAKAGIRCNAIAPGGMMTNIAAGLDMSKVPAAVMERMGPGLALNVRNSHPDEVARVALFLASDESSFVNGTVVTADGGWSAY is encoded by the coding sequence ATGAAGAAACTCGAAGGCAAGGTCTCCATCGTCACGGGCGCGGCCTCGGGCCTGGGCCGCTCCATCGCCCGGCTCTTCGCCGCCGAAGGCAGCCGCGTGGTCGCCACCGACATCAACCCGGCGGGGCTCGAGTCCCTGGCCGGAGAAATCCGGGACGCGGGCGGAGTCGTGACGCCGCTGCGCGTCGACATCTCCCAGCAGGCGGACCTCGACAAGATGTTCGAGACGACCCTGAGCACCCACGGCACCCTGGACATCCTGGTGAACAACGCGGGCGTCATGGATGACTTCAGCCCGGTGGGCGACGTGACGGACGCGATGTGGGAGCGCCTCATGAGCATCAACCTGACGGCGCCCTTCCGCGCCATGAGGAGCGCCCTGCGCATCATGGTCGAGAAGAAGACGGGCAACATCATCAACATCGCGTCCGTGGGCGGCCTGCAGGGCGCGCGCGCTGGAGCCGCCTACACCGCGAGCAAGCACGCGGTGATTGGCCTCACCAAGAACACCGGGTTCTTCTACGCCAAGGCCGGCATCCGCTGTAACGCCATCGCTCCCGGAGGCATGATGACCAACATCGCCGCCGGCCTGGACATGAGCAAGGTGCCCGCGGCGGTGATGGAGCGGATGGGGCCCGGCCTGGCGCTCAATGTCCGCAACTCCCACCCGGACGAGGTGGCCCGGGTCGCCTTGTTCCTCGCCTCGGACGAGTCGTCCTTCGTCAACGGCACGGTCGTGACGGCGGACGGAGGCTGGAGCGCCTACTGA
- the coaBC gene encoding bifunctional phosphopantothenoylcysteine decarboxylase/phosphopantothenate--cysteine ligase CoaBC, which translates to MNASALQGRRVIVGVGGGIAAYKACELVRELGRAGAQVRVAMTEAAQQFVTPLTFQALSGHPVLTDYFDPSQEGNFGHLDLARWADLYVVAPATADLMARIRAGLGGDAVTTSLLAFRGPVLLAPAMNVAMWDNERTQENLAALRASPRFHFVGPGAGMLACGDVGAGRLAEVGDIVAAAKALFAPGPLAGRRVLLTAGPTREYLDPVRFISNPSTGKMGMAVAQAARSLGAHVTVVLGPVGEVARAGLEVVDVVGAEDMAREVLARVEDVDLFIASAAVSDWKPQTRAEHKVKKTEGPETLTLVRTPDVLAEASRRVAGRARRPALVGFAAETQRVVEYAREKLQRKGLDAIVANDVTAPGAGFGVDTNQVTVLTRDGGEHALSGTKHEVARALLELVRGYLPALPQ; encoded by the coding sequence ATGAACGCGTCGGCATTGCAGGGGCGCCGGGTGATCGTCGGAGTGGGCGGCGGCATCGCGGCTTACAAGGCGTGCGAGCTGGTGCGCGAGCTGGGACGCGCCGGGGCCCAGGTGCGCGTGGCCATGACGGAGGCGGCCCAGCAGTTCGTCACGCCGCTCACCTTCCAGGCGCTCAGCGGCCACCCGGTGCTCACGGACTATTTCGATCCCTCCCAGGAGGGCAACTTCGGCCACCTGGACCTGGCGCGCTGGGCGGACCTGTACGTGGTGGCCCCGGCGACGGCGGACCTGATGGCGCGCATCCGCGCGGGACTCGGCGGCGACGCGGTGACCACGTCGCTGCTCGCCTTCCGGGGACCGGTGCTGCTCGCGCCCGCGATGAACGTGGCCATGTGGGACAACGAGCGGACCCAGGAGAACCTCGCCGCGCTGCGCGCCTCGCCGCGCTTCCACTTCGTGGGCCCTGGCGCGGGAATGCTCGCGTGCGGAGACGTGGGCGCGGGCCGGCTCGCCGAGGTGGGGGACATCGTCGCGGCGGCCAAGGCCCTCTTCGCTCCGGGGCCGCTCGCGGGCCGGCGGGTGCTGCTCACCGCGGGGCCCACGCGCGAGTACCTGGATCCGGTGCGCTTCATCTCCAACCCCTCGACGGGGAAGATGGGGATGGCGGTGGCGCAGGCGGCGCGGAGCCTCGGGGCGCACGTCACGGTGGTGCTCGGTCCGGTGGGGGAGGTGGCGCGGGCGGGCCTGGAGGTGGTGGACGTGGTGGGCGCGGAGGACATGGCGCGCGAGGTGCTCGCCCGGGTGGAGGACGTGGACCTCTTCATCGCGTCCGCGGCGGTGAGCGACTGGAAGCCCCAGACGCGCGCGGAGCACAAGGTGAAGAAGACCGAGGGGCCGGAGACGCTGACGCTGGTGCGCACGCCGGACGTGCTCGCCGAGGCCTCGCGGCGGGTGGCGGGGCGGGCGCGGAGGCCCGCGCTGGTGGGCTTCGCGGCGGAGACGCAGCGGGTGGTGGAGTACGCGCGCGAGAAGCTCCAGCGCAAGGGGCTGGACGCCATCGTGGCCAATGACGTCACCGCGCCGGGCGCGGGCTTCGGCGTGGACACCAACCAGGTGACGGTGCTCACCCGGGACGGGGGCGAGCACGCGCTGTCCGGCACCAAGCACGAGGTGGCTCGCGCCCTGTTGGAGCTGGTGCGCGGCTACCTGCCCGCGCTGCCTCAGTAG
- a CDS encoding M48 family metalloprotease — MRRHLMLVAVCLPLCGFGSCTRFIQADQQAKLRASEMRQECEALRERVITFEEERSFGDAVSAQWVSEGGGLTTQGDAEALHVQLNKIGRNLAAQSSRPHLPWVFGVLQSEGVNAVSGPGGYVFVSEGLLARLDNEAQLAGVLAHEIAHITGKHALDEYQDYLVGQCENSAKVEEGSAYQEATAQVVSNAGQRLGQQFQNLSQALPASTLREAFARAGSKVKGFDFDQSGREFIRAVTRGFIERINRQGFRQEDEFAADLQAVELMAAAGYAPDEYVSFLAKLPERGGLSTPHPAKTERRVRLLKHLEQLRQQSLASDFKTPVDLSTTQVVPLRDELLNRRAPTATR; from the coding sequence ATGCGCCGCCACCTGATGCTCGTCGCCGTCTGTCTGCCGCTGTGCGGCTTTGGCTCCTGCACCCGCTTCATCCAGGCGGACCAGCAGGCGAAACTCCGCGCGAGCGAGATGCGCCAGGAGTGCGAGGCCCTGCGCGAGCGGGTCATCACCTTCGAGGAGGAGCGCTCGTTTGGAGACGCGGTGAGCGCCCAGTGGGTGAGCGAGGGCGGGGGCCTGACCACCCAGGGCGATGCCGAGGCGCTGCATGTGCAACTCAACAAGATAGGCAGGAACCTCGCGGCTCAATCCAGCCGGCCACATCTGCCCTGGGTGTTCGGCGTGCTCCAGTCCGAGGGCGTCAACGCGGTGAGCGGCCCGGGAGGCTACGTCTTCGTGTCCGAGGGGTTGCTCGCGCGGCTGGACAACGAGGCCCAGCTCGCGGGCGTGCTGGCGCATGAGATCGCCCACATCACGGGCAAGCACGCCCTGGACGAGTACCAGGACTATCTCGTGGGCCAGTGCGAGAACTCGGCGAAGGTCGAGGAGGGGAGCGCCTACCAGGAGGCGACGGCGCAGGTGGTCTCCAATGCCGGGCAGCGGCTGGGACAGCAGTTCCAGAACCTGTCCCAGGCGCTTCCGGCGAGTACCTTGCGAGAGGCCTTCGCGCGGGCGGGCAGCAAGGTCAAGGGCTTCGACTTCGACCAGTCGGGCCGGGAGTTCATCCGCGCCGTCACCCGGGGCTTCATCGAGCGCATCAACCGCCAGGGCTTCCGGCAGGAGGACGAGTTCGCCGCGGATCTCCAGGCGGTGGAGCTCATGGCGGCGGCCGGCTACGCGCCCGACGAGTACGTGTCCTTCCTGGCGAAGCTGCCGGAGCGGGGAGGGCTCTCCACGCCCCATCCGGCGAAGACGGAGCGGCGGGTCCGGTTGCTCAAACACCTGGAGCAACTGCGTCAACAGAGCCTGGCCTCGGACTTCAAGACGCCCGTGGACCTGTCCACCACCCAGGTCGTGCCCCTCCGGGATGAGCTGCTGAACCGGCGAGCCCCTACTGCCACGCGCTGA
- a CDS encoding adenylate/guanylate cyclase domain-containing protein has translation MRPPLSRVHALRLRNRWKFILLVTALATVGAALCQRHGWLRIHDAELAAYDQGLTFFTRGHARSRDVLIVGIDDRTLQGIRDNARYVRNYGVYPYSRNLWARVFEHLMDEGARAIVFDGVMDERGTDESNDLALVQVLEERGISLTLGFTVNAGQPSLPRVEPVNRFPRLPAREGPPPSLPVAELAPDPFAEPQEPPPLAPEDVARALALPVDHPGLVLPALIQKPGGTGPRLPLHPVPPLPMLVPTVPGFGLVAMEEDTDGKLRRTRFAYSDGANTYATLPLAAAVDLLGAERVELAPGRLRVGARELPINLDGTAELDFGGPWQERFQAISVYAVLEDWARRREHRERGTPFVPVLPEGTFRDKVIVVGGLSVGTGDVKATPFQSEAPGLVKQAVVLEALLSGGFITQAPFALSLLLTCAVALLSVALLTLARSPLLEIVWPLALSFGFFLFTGMFLEHGRVHVLSAMPIYAGVFASLASVAFNHMFANRERERLRQAFNRFLDKTLVDQLVEQQRLPSLEGETREITAFFSDIRGFSTFSERFKDDPRALVALLNRYLTRVSSVLMAHGACLDKYIGDAVVCLFGAPLDMADHAVRACHAALAVRDEVDALRAELRQEGLPDVYTRMGLNSAEMFVGNFGSEHLLDYTAIGDGMNLAARLEGANKAYDTVILIGPRTYALAREHIEARELDRVRVAGKAEVVTLYELLARKGALPAARRATVERYAEALALYRAACFEPAMRVLEAALAADPEDGPSRALLARCAHHVSHPPAMPFEGVTNLEK, from the coding sequence ATGCGCCCGCCCCTCTCGCGCGTCCATGCCCTGCGGCTGCGCAACCGCTGGAAGTTCATCCTGCTGGTGACGGCGCTCGCCACCGTGGGCGCGGCGCTCTGCCAACGCCACGGCTGGCTGCGGATTCATGACGCCGAGCTCGCCGCCTATGATCAGGGACTCACCTTCTTCACCCGGGGCCATGCGCGCTCGCGGGACGTGCTCATCGTCGGCATCGACGATCGGACGTTGCAGGGCATCCGCGACAACGCGCGCTACGTGCGCAACTACGGCGTCTATCCGTACTCGCGCAACCTGTGGGCCCGCGTCTTCGAGCACCTCATGGACGAGGGGGCCCGCGCCATCGTCTTCGACGGGGTGATGGACGAGCGGGGCACCGACGAGAGCAACGACCTGGCGCTGGTCCAGGTCCTGGAGGAGCGCGGCATTTCGCTCACCCTGGGCTTCACCGTCAACGCGGGCCAGCCGTCCCTGCCCCGGGTGGAGCCCGTCAACCGCTTCCCCCGGCTTCCCGCCCGCGAGGGCCCGCCTCCCTCGCTCCCCGTGGCCGAGCTGGCCCCGGATCCCTTCGCCGAGCCGCAAGAGCCTCCACCGCTCGCCCCCGAGGACGTGGCGCGGGCGCTCGCGCTTCCCGTGGATCATCCCGGCCTCGTCCTGCCCGCGCTGATCCAGAAGCCGGGGGGCACTGGACCCCGACTCCCGCTGCACCCCGTGCCGCCCCTGCCCATGCTGGTGCCCACCGTGCCGGGCTTCGGGCTCGTGGCGATGGAGGAGGACACGGACGGGAAGCTGCGCCGCACGCGCTTCGCGTACTCGGACGGGGCGAACACGTACGCCACGCTGCCGCTGGCCGCGGCGGTGGATCTCCTCGGCGCCGAGCGGGTGGAGCTCGCGCCGGGCCGGCTGCGCGTCGGCGCCCGGGAGCTGCCCATCAACCTGGACGGCACGGCGGAGCTGGACTTCGGCGGCCCGTGGCAGGAGCGCTTCCAGGCGATCAGCGTCTACGCGGTGCTGGAGGACTGGGCGCGCCGCCGGGAGCATCGCGAGCGGGGCACGCCCTTCGTCCCCGTGCTCCCCGAGGGCACGTTCCGCGACAAGGTGATCGTCGTGGGCGGCTTGTCGGTGGGCACCGGCGACGTGAAGGCGACTCCCTTCCAGAGCGAGGCACCCGGGCTCGTCAAGCAGGCGGTGGTGCTCGAGGCGCTGCTGTCCGGGGGCTTCATCACCCAGGCGCCCTTCGCGCTGTCGCTGCTGCTCACCTGCGCCGTGGCGCTCCTGTCCGTGGCGCTGCTCACGCTCGCGCGCTCGCCCCTCCTGGAGATCGTCTGGCCGCTGGCGCTCAGCTTCGGCTTCTTCCTCTTCACCGGCATGTTCCTCGAGCACGGACGGGTGCATGTGCTCAGCGCCATGCCCATCTACGCGGGCGTGTTCGCCTCCCTGGCGTCGGTGGCCTTCAACCACATGTTCGCCAACCGCGAGCGCGAGCGGCTGCGTCAGGCCTTCAACCGCTTCCTGGACAAGACGCTGGTGGATCAGCTCGTCGAGCAGCAGCGGCTGCCCTCGTTGGAAGGAGAGACGCGGGAGATCACCGCCTTCTTCTCCGACATCCGCGGCTTCTCCACCTTCAGCGAGCGCTTCAAGGACGATCCCCGGGCCCTGGTGGCGCTGCTCAACCGCTACCTCACCCGTGTGAGCTCGGTGCTCATGGCGCACGGGGCCTGCCTGGACAAGTACATCGGCGACGCGGTGGTGTGCCTCTTCGGCGCTCCCCTGGACATGGCGGACCACGCGGTGCGCGCCTGCCACGCGGCGCTCGCCGTGCGCGACGAGGTGGACGCCCTGCGCGCCGAGCTGCGCCAGGAGGGCCTGCCCGACGTCTACACCCGTATGGGTCTCAACTCCGCGGAGATGTTCGTGGGCAACTTCGGCAGCGAGCACCTGCTGGACTACACCGCCATCGGCGATGGGATGAACCTGGCCGCCCGGCTGGAGGGCGCCAACAAGGCGTACGACACGGTCATCCTCATCGGCCCGCGCACCTACGCCCTGGCGCGCGAGCACATCGAGGCGCGCGAGCTGGATCGGGTACGGGTGGCGGGCAAGGCGGAGGTGGTCACCCTCTACGAATTGCTCGCGCGCAAGGGCGCGTTGCCCGCGGCCCGGCGCGCCACCGTGGAGCGCTACGCCGAGGCGCTCGCGCTCTACCGCGCCGCCTGCTTCGAGCCGGCGATGCGCGTGCTGGAGGCGGCGCTCGCGGCGGACCCGGAGGATGGCCCCAGCCGGGCGCTCCTCGCGCGCTGCGCGCATCATGTGTCCCATCCCCCTGCCATGCCCTTCGAGGGCGTGACGAACCTGGAGAAGTGA
- a CDS encoding carboxypeptidase-like regulatory domain-containing protein, with protein sequence MRKWLVIGLAFAMLSVAVAVLWPRSGVPASTGGAGAPADRALPEFESVEVSSGASEGLTLTGRVLDPSGRPVPDAEVSLAASAQKTLTSVRCDECGQALLACPARESGIHAWAFFEQARGFLQARASTRTDAQGRFRFDHLAGVSFSVWARAGGFGAALRERAAPGEPVELYLSSPRSIGGQVVDDAGRGLPGARVYAVSRKVPVPSEAVTGPDGSFTLSGLGEGPFYVVASARGFLPSVEHQVEAGPRPVRLRLEPSRTLEVHVTHQGRPVEATVRLRADHLAREARAERGVVRFEDLYPDSLVVSAEAGALGAEPRTLTLGERLTRVTLELEEAGTLLVTVVDEAGQPVPSPTLVLRTSRGPLPIHTQKPQTGALVQFGPLAVGDYVLEGKAQGYQDARLPARVKPGETTLELEMSRATLISGQVLDQYGRPAPNVSVLVQPTGDAVLADEEGHFSVPVPTPGLYALHAHHSEWGGGQVKATAPAEGVRLELEPRAALEVTVTSEGRRVEGADVMLWVESEGVFRSDSTSGSDGVVPMRGLPSGTYALVATHPDYLPSPRQNVVVEDGQTQRVTVSLEPGAVLRGEVVDTQGAPIAGATVSVLPRASEAVTTDAQGQFEMRALNPGRPYLVEARHPAYDQRERVQGSAGGEPVRLVMDARTLFRGRVLAEDGEPVRHFQLEEHEVTSADGRFEVALSVVEERVIVSLEAPGFVPLTVDKPAQPNDLGDLVLQRAAQVTGRVIDEGGGPVADAVVGCDACDDSVMTGPDGGFTLASPSFVKKFNVSARKGRLSASAPFSTEERRPLELVLKRATRLSGTVYQANGTPAAGIQVEAINTERSEPLSIVTGPDGRYSVDVAPGSYRFMMGAGREFSGQTVLLIQVGEGEQQVNFGPAPGTHPLTLVLQPGRSRVLWVVAGDMRGVTRPQQELARVAYGQVIFQPTSERVLLQGLPPGRYTVIWASLHTEEEPPVVRTVDLPSSAEVVLTP encoded by the coding sequence ATGCGCAAATGGCTCGTCATAGGTCTGGCCTTCGCCATGCTGTCGGTGGCGGTGGCGGTGTTGTGGCCCCGCTCCGGCGTCCCGGCATCCACCGGCGGCGCGGGGGCTCCCGCGGACCGCGCGCTGCCCGAGTTCGAGTCGGTGGAGGTGTCCTCCGGCGCGTCCGAGGGGCTCACCCTCACCGGGCGGGTGTTGGATCCCTCCGGCCGGCCCGTGCCGGACGCGGAGGTGTCGCTCGCCGCGAGCGCGCAGAAGACGCTCACCTCGGTGCGCTGTGACGAGTGTGGACAGGCGCTGCTGGCCTGTCCGGCGCGCGAGAGTGGCATTCACGCCTGGGCCTTCTTCGAGCAGGCCCGGGGTTTTCTCCAGGCCCGGGCCAGCACGCGCACGGACGCGCAGGGCCGCTTCCGCTTCGATCACCTCGCCGGCGTGTCCTTCTCCGTGTGGGCCCGGGCCGGGGGGTTCGGTGCCGCCCTGCGCGAGCGCGCGGCCCCGGGAGAGCCGGTGGAGCTGTACCTGTCCTCGCCCCGGAGCATCGGCGGGCAGGTGGTGGACGACGCGGGCCGGGGCCTGCCGGGTGCCCGGGTGTACGCGGTGTCGCGCAAGGTGCCCGTGCCGTCCGAGGCGGTGACGGGTCCGGACGGCTCCTTCACCCTGTCGGGGCTCGGCGAGGGGCCCTTCTATGTCGTGGCCTCGGCCCGGGGCTTCCTGCCCTCGGTGGAGCACCAGGTGGAGGCGGGCCCGCGCCCCGTGCGCTTGCGCCTGGAGCCCTCGCGCACCCTGGAGGTGCACGTCACCCATCAGGGCCGGCCGGTGGAGGCCACGGTGCGGTTGCGGGCGGATCACCTCGCCCGCGAGGCGCGCGCCGAGCGCGGCGTGGTGCGCTTCGAGGACCTGTACCCGGACTCGCTCGTGGTGTCCGCCGAGGCGGGAGCGCTCGGGGCCGAGCCGCGCACCCTGACGCTCGGCGAGCGCCTCACGCGGGTGACGCTCGAGCTGGAAGAGGCCGGCACGCTGCTCGTCACCGTGGTGGACGAGGCCGGGCAGCCGGTGCCCTCGCCGACCCTGGTGCTGCGCACCTCCCGTGGCCCCCTGCCCATCCACACGCAGAAGCCGCAAACGGGCGCGCTGGTGCAGTTCGGCCCCCTGGCCGTGGGAGACTACGTGCTGGAGGGCAAGGCCCAGGGCTACCAGGACGCGCGGCTGCCCGCCCGCGTCAAGCCGGGCGAGACGACGCTGGAGCTGGAGATGTCGCGCGCCACGCTCATCTCCGGCCAGGTGTTGGATCAGTACGGCCGGCCCGCGCCCAACGTGTCGGTGCTGGTGCAGCCCACCGGGGACGCGGTGCTCGCGGACGAGGAGGGCCACTTCTCGGTACCCGTGCCCACGCCGGGCCTCTACGCGCTGCACGCGCACCACTCCGAGTGGGGCGGTGGACAGGTGAAGGCGACGGCTCCGGCGGAGGGAGTGCGGCTGGAGCTGGAGCCGCGGGCGGCGCTGGAGGTGACGGTGACGTCCGAGGGGCGCCGGGTGGAGGGCGCGGACGTGATGTTGTGGGTGGAGAGCGAGGGCGTCTTCCGCAGTGACTCCACCTCGGGCTCCGATGGCGTGGTGCCCATGCGCGGCCTGCCCTCGGGCACCTACGCGCTGGTGGCCACGCACCCGGACTACCTGCCCTCGCCCCGGCAGAACGTGGTGGTGGAGGACGGGCAGACGCAGCGCGTGACGGTGTCGCTCGAGCCCGGGGCCGTGCTGCGCGGCGAGGTGGTGGACACCCAGGGCGCGCCCATCGCGGGCGCGACGGTGTCGGTGCTGCCCCGCGCGTCCGAGGCGGTGACGACCGATGCCCAGGGGCAGTTCGAGATGCGCGCCCTCAACCCAGGGCGCCCCTACCTCGTGGAGGCACGGCACCCGGCGTACGACCAGCGCGAGCGCGTGCAGGGCTCGGCCGGGGGCGAGCCGGTGCGGTTGGTGATGGATGCGCGTACCCTGTTCCGCGGCCGCGTGCTGGCCGAGGACGGCGAGCCCGTGCGCCACTTCCAACTGGAAGAGCACGAGGTGACGAGCGCGGACGGGCGCTTCGAGGTGGCGCTGTCCGTCGTGGAGGAGCGCGTCATCGTGTCCCTGGAGGCGCCGGGCTTCGTGCCGCTGACGGTGGACAAGCCGGCGCAGCCCAATGATCTGGGCGATCTGGTGCTGCAGCGCGCGGCCCAGGTGACGGGTCGGGTGATCGACGAGGGGGGAGGGCCCGTGGCGGACGCGGTGGTGGGGTGTGACGCGTGCGATGACTCGGTGATGACGGGGCCGGACGGCGGCTTCACCCTGGCCAGTCCCTCCTTCGTGAAGAAGTTCAACGTCTCCGCGCGCAAGGGGCGCTTGAGCGCCTCGGCACCGTTCTCGACCGAGGAGCGCCGCCCGCTGGAGCTGGTGCTCAAGCGGGCCACACGGCTGTCCGGCACGGTGTACCAGGCCAACGGCACGCCCGCCGCGGGCATCCAGGTCGAGGCCATCAACACGGAGCGCTCGGAGCCGCTGAGCATCGTCACCGGGCCGGACGGGCGCTACTCCGTGGACGTGGCCCCGGGCAGCTACCGCTTCATGATGGGCGCGGGGCGCGAGTTCTCCGGCCAGACCGTGCTGCTCATCCAGGTGGGGGAGGGCGAGCAGCAGGTGAATTTCGGGCCCGCTCCCGGCACGCACCCGTTGACGCTGGTGCTGCAGCCCGGACGGAGCCGGGTGCTCTGGGTCGTCGCCGGGGACATGCGCGGGGTGACCCGTCCCCAGCAGGAGCTGGCCCGGGTGGCCTACGGGCAGGTCATCTTCCAGCCGACGAGCGAGCGCGTCCTCCTGCAGGGCCTCCCTCCGGGGCGCTACACCGTGATCTGGGCGAGTCTGCACACCGAAGAGGAGCCCCCCGTGGTGCGCACGGTGGATCTGCCTTCCTCGGCGGAGGTTGTCCTCACTCCCTGA